A stretch of Calderihabitans maritimus DNA encodes these proteins:
- a CDS encoding aspartyl-phosphate phosphatase Spo0E family protein, which yields MTERDRLNEVIRKKQGELYQLVEQKESLTDREVYDKSCELDRLVVEYMKMQKMSL from the coding sequence ATGACGGAGCGAGATAGACTGAATGAGGTTATTCGGAAAAAACAAGGAGAATTATATCAGTTGGTCGAGCAAAAAGAATCTTTAACTGACAGAGAAGTTTATGACAAAAGCTGTGAACTGGACCGACTTGTGGTAGAATATATGAAAATGCAAAAGATGTCGTTATGA
- a CDS encoding FAD-dependent oxidoreductase, which produces MAEKFDVIVVGAGPSGMAAAYLLAKAGLNTIVIERGDYPGSKNVMGGVLYRYPTEEIIPGFWKEAPLERPVVEQRMWLLEQDSVVSLGYKSKVLGQEPYNSFTVLRAKFDRWFAQQGVEAGALLITETVVEDVLVEKGRVIGVRTGRDEGEVLADVVILAEGVNSILTQKLGLQKDGLSTREVAVAVKEIIALPKEKIEDRFNLEPGEGATIELYGAATQGMVGSGFIYTNKDSLSVGVGALLVDVVKKKITPNELLEQMKRHPAVRPLLEGGEIKEYMGHLIPEGGYRSIPRLYMDGLLVVGDAAMLVNGIHREGSNMAMMSGKFAAETVIEAKEKGDFSAQFFSRYQKKLADSFILKDLKKYENASLFFENNPHLFTLYPRFLNYIAHELTIVDNMPKKEKQRKIWQHITEQRGKWQIIRDLYRGWRVLG; this is translated from the coding sequence ATGGCGGAAAAATTCGATGTGATTGTGGTAGGAGCCGGCCCATCGGGTATGGCTGCGGCATATCTTCTGGCCAAAGCCGGTCTAAATACCATAGTTATTGAACGGGGTGACTATCCCGGCAGTAAAAATGTCATGGGAGGAGTTCTTTACCGGTATCCAACGGAGGAGATTATCCCCGGGTTTTGGAAAGAAGCCCCTTTGGAAAGACCGGTCGTAGAGCAGAGAATGTGGCTTTTAGAACAAGATTCCGTGGTCAGTCTTGGATATAAGAGTAAAGTTTTAGGGCAAGAACCCTACAACAGTTTTACCGTCTTACGCGCCAAGTTTGACCGCTGGTTCGCCCAGCAGGGTGTAGAAGCCGGGGCGTTGCTGATAACCGAAACGGTTGTGGAAGACGTTTTGGTGGAAAAGGGGAGAGTGATTGGGGTTAGGACGGGGCGTGATGAAGGCGAGGTGCTAGCCGATGTAGTTATTTTGGCCGAAGGCGTTAATTCTATTTTGACCCAAAAATTAGGCCTACAGAAAGATGGACTGAGCACCCGGGAAGTTGCAGTTGCCGTAAAGGAAATTATAGCCCTTCCCAAGGAGAAAATTGAGGACCGCTTTAATTTGGAACCGGGAGAAGGAGCTACTATAGAACTATACGGGGCTGCCACCCAGGGGATGGTCGGTAGCGGTTTTATTTATACCAATAAAGACAGCCTGTCGGTAGGAGTGGGGGCTCTCCTGGTGGATGTGGTCAAGAAAAAGATTACTCCCAACGAGTTGCTGGAACAGATGAAAAGACACCCGGCAGTACGTCCTCTTTTGGAGGGAGGCGAAATTAAGGAATACATGGGACACCTTATCCCCGAAGGAGGTTATCGATCAATTCCTCGCTTGTACATGGACGGGCTGCTGGTGGTAGGTGATGCTGCGATGCTGGTGAACGGTATCCACCGGGAAGGGTCAAATATGGCCATGATGTCCGGCAAATTTGCGGCTGAAACGGTGATTGAGGCGAAAGAAAAAGGAGATTTTTCTGCCCAATTTTTTAGCAGATACCAAAAGAAATTGGCAGACAGCTTTATTTTGAAGGACCTCAAAAAATATGAAAATGCATCCCTGTTTTTTGAAAACAATCCCCACTTATTTACTTTATACCCGCGGTTCTTAAATTATATTGCCCATGAATTAACCATAGTGGATAATATGCCTAAAAAAGAAAAACAGAGAAAAATTTGGCAGCACATCACGGAACAGAGAGGAAAATGGCAAATCATTCGAGACCTGTACCGGGGTTGGAGGGTATTAGGATGA
- a CDS encoding ferredoxin family protein has translation MKIEDKLFLNRYQADKHSHLKIQDREVCRHCEDKPCTYICPAKVYVWDDKLERIDTAYEGCVECGTCRYGCAHDNIDWRYPRGGFGIMYKFG, from the coding sequence ATGAAAATAGAAGACAAGTTATTTTTAAACCGATATCAGGCGGATAAACATAGTCATTTAAAGATTCAGGACCGGGAAGTCTGCCGCCATTGTGAAGATAAACCTTGTACTTATATCTGCCCGGCTAAAGTTTATGTCTGGGACGACAAGCTGGAACGCATTGATACGGCTTATGAGGGATGCGTTGAATGCGGCACATGCCGTTACGGTTGTGCCCATGACAATATTGATTGGCGCTATCCTCGCGGAGGTTTTGGAATAATGTATAAATTTGGCTAA